One Campylobacter sp. RM16192 genomic region harbors:
- a CDS encoding tetratricopeptide repeat protein, which yields MKKIIVFLSFLAVLLADECIDANSCFEEGSKAAFTGDYMLSNKFYKKACEMGHQGACERMKEYDDKKEAINMQVSAEQFNIVKKSCEGGDVKQCESLATFYMSGKGTKQDYKSAYEIAKSWCDKGETKFCTLAGMLNDDGVLGEANYQEAMKYYEKACEKLDAQACTNLGLIYISGRGVSADMNLGVSYVNKGCENGDVNGCVVLGEFYFKNKDYEKAKPYLKATCENGNGVSCMYMGIALMPKDFRGQISVEAAAYFDRACKLGIKEGCL from the coding sequence ATGAAAAAAATCATAGTATTTTTAAGCTTTTTAGCAGTTCTTTTAGCAGATGAATGTATTGATGCAAATAGTTGTTTTGAAGAGGGTAGCAAGGCGGCATTTACCGGAGATTATATGCTGTCTAATAAATTTTATAAAAAAGCTTGCGAAATGGGGCATCAGGGTGCTTGCGAAAGAATGAAAGAGTATGATGACAAAAAAGAGGCGATAAATATGCAAGTCTCTGCTGAGCAGTTTAATATAGTTAAAAAATCCTGTGAAGGCGGAGATGTAAAACAGTGTGAGAGTCTGGCTACATTTTATATGTCTGGGAAAGGAACAAAACAAGATTATAAATCTGCTTACGAGATAGCTAAGAGTTGGTGCGATAAGGGAGAGACGAAATTTTGTACTCTTGCAGGAATGCTTAATGATGATGGAGTTCTTGGTGAGGCTAATTATCAAGAGGCTATGAAGTATTATGAAAAGGCTTGTGAAAAGCTAGATGCTCAAGCTTGTACAAATTTAGGTCTTATTTATATCTCTGGGCGTGGTGTGAGCGCCGATATGAATCTTGGAGTATCTTATGTCAACAAAGGCTGCGAGAATGGCGATGTAAATGGCTGTGTGGTGCTTGGGGAATTTTACTTCAAAAATAAAGATTATGAAAAAGCCAAGCCGTATCTAAAGGCTACTTGCGAGAATGGAAACGGCGTTTCTTGCATGTATATGGGCATAGCCTTGATGCCAAAGGATTTTAGGGGTCAAATAAGCGTAGAGGCCGCTGCATACTTCGATAGAGCTTGTAAGCTAGGTATTAAAGAGGGGTGTTTGTAA